From the genome of Polyodon spathula isolate WHYD16114869_AA chromosome 14, ASM1765450v1, whole genome shotgun sequence, one region includes:
- the LOC121327037 gene encoding C-C motif chemokine 20-like — MSNRSLLKYVLILSFILSILIDQASAFGPQKYDCCINYTRKPVPIGFIKGYMEQSSLKVCRIDAIVFVTVQDKKVCASSKDDWVKSAMRRLSYRLKQLSKKSPDGNTKTAIPGNLTAIVRPAAP, encoded by the exons ATGTCTAACAGAAGCCTGCTCAAATACGTCCTGATATTGAGCTTCATTCTTAGCATTCTCATTGACCAGGCATCTGCat TTGGACCACAGAAATATGACTGTTGTATAAACTACACTCGGAAGCCTGTACCCATCGGATTTATAAAAGGGTACATGGAACAAAGCTCCCTTAAAGTCTGCAGAATTGACGCAATtgt atttgTTACTGTTCAGGACAAAAAGGTGTGCGCCAGCTCCAAAGATGACTGGGTTAAATCTGCTATGAGACGTCTCAG CTATAGACTGAAGCAGCTGTCTAAAAAGAGTCCTGACGGAAACACGAAGACAGCTATTCCTGGCAATTTGACAGCAATCGTGAGACCAGCAGCTCCATGA